One genomic region from Hyalangium ruber encodes:
- a CDS encoding LVIVD repeat-containing protein, with the protein MTRLLALFTGVLLLVTGCGKTEEPPAAECDYEDLDLTQCDTSTLGSLQADGIWNMNLTFAEGDTAPAVIRFSGEPQIAGLPMSDKRVESDVFLLTSEVQTVEQVPRTVRYLFAGCRASAPTQVQGTFRRCTSGKKDLEGTFEAKRVLRREGEAEASGVELVSELALPNGSARDIFLAGGYAYVAAREAGLYIFDISNPQAPTLAKALELNPTDNDAWHQVWVKNQTLYVASSKRGVLVFDLTNPKDPVSPKGYPTPGVDVRALAIDGDFLYAASPSPNAEVLILDLTKPREPVVAKRYFVEETDPSLGDLPWDVAVSGGRLYVSHGFYGLAVSNVADPRQPKLLGRYAYTGADTRTALVGTFGFRTLAFEAGEGWGAHLKVLNVSSPELITKGGEFKLRSEVAPSSMALVGTKLYVAHYQDGLRVLNVTEADTLEPLGYYNTWRESDGRRGNSFFEGASDVEAPGDGYLYVAETSRGLVILREQP; encoded by the coding sequence ATGACTCGCCTCCTTGCATTGTTCACCGGAGTCCTGCTGCTCGTGACGGGGTGCGGGAAGACCGAAGAGCCCCCCGCCGCCGAATGTGATTACGAGGATCTGGACCTGACCCAGTGCGACACGTCCACCCTGGGCTCCCTCCAGGCCGACGGCATCTGGAACATGAACCTCACCTTCGCGGAGGGCGACACGGCCCCGGCAGTCATCCGCTTCTCGGGGGAGCCGCAGATCGCCGGCCTGCCCATGAGCGACAAGCGCGTCGAGTCGGACGTCTTCCTGCTGACCAGTGAGGTGCAGACGGTCGAGCAGGTCCCCCGGACCGTGCGCTACCTCTTTGCTGGCTGCCGCGCGTCGGCGCCGACGCAGGTACAGGGCACCTTCCGTCGCTGCACCAGCGGCAAGAAGGACCTGGAGGGCACCTTCGAGGCCAAGCGCGTGCTGCGCCGGGAAGGGGAGGCCGAGGCCTCCGGCGTCGAGCTCGTCTCGGAGCTCGCCCTGCCCAACGGCAGCGCCCGGGACATCTTCTTGGCGGGTGGGTACGCCTACGTCGCGGCGCGGGAAGCGGGGCTCTACATCTTCGACATCTCGAACCCCCAGGCGCCCACCCTGGCGAAGGCGCTCGAGCTCAACCCCACCGACAACGACGCCTGGCACCAGGTCTGGGTGAAGAACCAGACGCTGTATGTCGCCAGCTCCAAGCGCGGGGTGCTGGTGTTCGATCTGACGAATCCGAAGGATCCGGTCTCTCCCAAGGGATATCCGACGCCGGGCGTGGACGTGCGCGCGCTGGCGATCGATGGAGACTTCCTCTACGCCGCCTCTCCCTCGCCCAACGCCGAGGTGCTGATCCTCGACCTCACCAAGCCGCGCGAGCCGGTGGTGGCCAAGCGCTACTTCGTCGAGGAGACGGATCCGTCGCTGGGGGACCTGCCGTGGGACGTGGCGGTGAGCGGTGGCCGGCTGTACGTGAGCCATGGCTTCTACGGGCTGGCGGTGTCCAACGTGGCTGACCCCCGGCAGCCGAAGCTGCTGGGCCGCTACGCGTACACGGGGGCTGATACGCGCACGGCCCTGGTGGGGACCTTCGGCTTCCGCACGCTCGCCTTCGAGGCGGGAGAGGGGTGGGGCGCCCACCTCAAGGTGCTGAACGTGAGCTCGCCGGAGCTCATCACCAAGGGTGGGGAGTTCAAGCTGCGCTCGGAGGTCGCCCCGAGCAGCATGGCGCTGGTGGGCACGAAGCTCTACGTGGCGCACTACCAGGATGGCCTGCGCGTCCTCAACGTGACCGAGGCCGACACGCTCGAGCCGCTGGGCTACTACAACACGTGGCGGGAGTCGGACGGCCGCCGCGGCAACTCGTTCTTCGAGGGCGCCAGTGACGTGGAGGCCCCGGGGGACGGGTACCTCTATGTCGCGGAGACGTCTCGCGGCCTGGTCATCCTGCGCGAGCAGCCCTGA
- a CDS encoding tolB protein precursor protein encodes MNRRPAIAAALLLLLPGAALAQVFVIPRRAEKSAVNTFDFEWRHVDILVGPAAQGEAKPRDGTDLMPPGVPGGPIPSAPTTPPNIGGPQTPGSEPPQETKELTSEPPGNGVEATEVAIADGGMGSPDGGVVASDMPPVPLPPLVAALGADGGTGSADAGPKYATSLGAATGGVRFYFYERERLVAERAAPVIEDAYRYLVDQFHYVPTQTFPYILYNSYQEFLQTNVFFVQEGTLGVTSTEDLKLSLPYLGDHKLFEEISTHELAHQFTIQKVRTLAENKKSFGDPLGSIPLWFIEGLAEFYAKRGLDPEAEMLVRDLMVNPDLMRGYAYLDFFSPGPYGYLWIYKMGQARVAFMEEAYGAGFTQRVLEESTRLVGGSKDAPSLKFEELLERLTGEEPKKISARFENWIKRRAFKDYLAAEQSGPVMELLEERTGITTAMNSSPDGKVILYRTIMPDTGESRLYLVDPEVPDSALKVANDGEPGTESLHPIFGRNFALAKDKLAYVAESNARDVIYVQGYTRTAEQREEQGLVRRNAVRTGHQKRTVFAVDLDLGDRTAYRVGQHALLGVPAVAFSPDGQWLAFIGINDAGIRDVYALALKDGEDAKPVKLTDDIFAERQLTWGPSGIVFTSDATSHRHFNLFRVKPEAPGVVERLTTGERDEADPLALEDGRIFFVAYNQSSSELHELMADGSVTRRTDVTTGVFEPGPGPEGGLWMLLHQSGERRPAMLRPPKMLSLATEASPPAAPPSPLALRPLTDSEDYRPFARQNIEVGPIFGLAGAGSGGFFGQVFAMASDKMRDHAMVLNLAVYGSFELSDGVLLYVNQEHRSTWGTGLFQSLRFRIDDSFLSEGVTFFSGERYFGAVGSLRYPFNSFVYLQGDLTLGGASYFLGSDTAFRLNNPSFNNAGRDLYTPWIDANDDVRFQAELTGQLGYNDIRYHYATGPLSGSSALLEATVGTQPFNDEAYTNLRLDLERYFPIYGRANIFVRAAGGTAFGGRYARSYFLSSFDTLRGVNFGDEDWLLGRNFVYSTIELQVPLNDLIRVAFLSDLEAIAGVDAGGVGNTADRLWARRTLDLVAGFNIALGPLLMRLHFARPMDIGNRNGKPDDGWVTNFSIGLAGLNGFFDHRGDRPVRPPSLGSGFTSGTRPGL; translated from the coding sequence GTGAATCGTCGCCCCGCCATCGCCGCCGCACTCCTGCTGCTGTTGCCAGGGGCCGCGTTGGCACAGGTGTTCGTCATTCCTCGCCGCGCCGAGAAGAGCGCCGTCAACACCTTCGATTTCGAGTGGCGCCACGTGGACATCCTCGTGGGCCCCGCCGCCCAGGGCGAAGCCAAGCCTCGGGACGGGACCGACCTGATGCCGCCCGGTGTTCCCGGAGGCCCGATCCCCTCGGCGCCCACCACGCCCCCGAACATCGGCGGCCCGCAGACTCCAGGCTCCGAGCCGCCCCAGGAGACGAAGGAGCTCACCTCCGAGCCTCCCGGCAACGGGGTGGAGGCAACGGAGGTGGCCATCGCGGACGGCGGCATGGGCTCGCCGGATGGAGGCGTGGTGGCCTCGGACATGCCCCCGGTGCCCCTGCCCCCCTTGGTGGCGGCCCTGGGCGCTGACGGCGGCACGGGCTCAGCGGACGCGGGGCCGAAGTACGCCACCTCGCTGGGCGCGGCCACCGGCGGCGTGCGCTTCTACTTCTACGAGCGCGAGCGCCTGGTGGCCGAGCGCGCCGCTCCCGTCATCGAGGACGCGTACCGCTACCTGGTGGATCAGTTCCACTACGTGCCCACGCAGACGTTCCCTTACATCCTCTACAACAGCTACCAGGAGTTCCTGCAGACCAACGTCTTCTTCGTGCAGGAGGGCACGCTGGGTGTCACCAGCACCGAGGACCTGAAGCTCTCGCTGCCGTACCTGGGAGACCACAAGCTCTTCGAGGAGATCAGCACCCACGAGCTGGCCCACCAGTTCACCATCCAGAAGGTCCGCACCCTGGCGGAGAACAAGAAGTCGTTCGGGGATCCGCTGGGCAGCATCCCGCTGTGGTTCATCGAGGGCCTGGCCGAGTTCTACGCCAAGCGCGGGTTGGACCCGGAGGCGGAGATGCTGGTGCGGGACCTGATGGTGAACCCGGACCTGATGCGCGGCTATGCCTACCTGGACTTCTTCTCCCCCGGGCCCTACGGCTACCTGTGGATCTACAAGATGGGCCAGGCGCGCGTGGCCTTCATGGAGGAGGCGTACGGCGCGGGCTTCACCCAGCGGGTGCTGGAGGAGTCCACCCGGCTGGTGGGCGGCAGCAAGGACGCGCCGTCGCTGAAGTTCGAGGAGCTGCTGGAGCGCCTCACCGGGGAGGAGCCGAAGAAGATCTCCGCCCGCTTCGAGAACTGGATCAAGCGGCGCGCCTTCAAGGACTACCTGGCCGCGGAGCAGTCCGGGCCGGTGATGGAGCTGCTGGAGGAGCGCACCGGCATCACCACCGCGATGAACAGCTCGCCGGACGGGAAGGTCATCCTCTACCGCACCATCATGCCGGACACGGGCGAGAGCCGACTGTATCTGGTGGATCCGGAGGTGCCCGACAGCGCGCTGAAGGTCGCCAACGACGGGGAGCCGGGCACCGAATCGCTGCATCCGATCTTCGGGCGCAACTTCGCGCTGGCCAAGGACAAGCTGGCGTACGTGGCCGAGTCGAACGCACGAGACGTCATCTACGTGCAGGGCTACACACGCACCGCCGAGCAACGCGAGGAGCAGGGGCTGGTGCGCCGCAACGCCGTGCGTACCGGCCACCAGAAGCGGACGGTCTTCGCGGTGGACCTGGATCTGGGAGACCGCACCGCGTACCGGGTGGGCCAACACGCACTGCTGGGAGTGCCCGCGGTGGCCTTCTCCCCGGATGGGCAGTGGCTGGCCTTCATCGGCATCAACGACGCGGGCATCCGCGACGTGTACGCGCTGGCGCTGAAGGACGGTGAGGACGCCAAGCCGGTCAAGCTCACCGACGACATCTTCGCCGAGCGGCAGCTCACCTGGGGCCCCAGCGGCATCGTCTTCACCTCGGATGCGACCTCCCACCGCCACTTCAACCTCTTCCGCGTGAAGCCTGAAGCGCCTGGCGTCGTGGAGCGCCTCACCACGGGCGAGCGCGACGAGGCGGACCCGCTGGCCCTGGAGGATGGCCGCATCTTCTTCGTGGCCTACAACCAGAGCAGCTCGGAGCTGCACGAGCTGATGGCGGACGGCTCCGTTACGCGACGCACGGACGTCACCACGGGCGTCTTCGAGCCGGGTCCCGGGCCCGAGGGAGGGCTGTGGATGCTGCTCCACCAGTCCGGCGAGCGGCGGCCCGCGATGCTGCGCCCGCCGAAGATGCTGAGCCTGGCCACGGAGGCCTCTCCCCCGGCCGCGCCTCCCTCGCCGTTGGCGCTGCGACCGCTGACCGACTCCGAGGACTACCGGCCCTTTGCCCGACAGAACATCGAGGTGGGTCCCATCTTCGGCCTGGCCGGCGCGGGCAGCGGAGGCTTCTTCGGCCAGGTCTTCGCCATGGCGAGCGACAAGATGCGCGACCATGCCATGGTGCTCAACCTGGCGGTCTACGGCTCGTTCGAGCTGAGTGACGGCGTGCTGCTCTACGTCAACCAGGAGCATCGCTCGACATGGGGCACGGGCCTCTTCCAGTCGCTGCGCTTCCGGATCGACGACTCATTCCTGAGCGAGGGGGTCACCTTCTTCTCCGGTGAGCGCTACTTCGGCGCGGTGGGCAGCCTGCGCTACCCGTTCAACAGCTTCGTCTACCTGCAGGGAGACCTGACGCTCGGCGGCGCCTCGTACTTCCTCGGCTCGGACACGGCCTTCCGCCTGAACAACCCCTCGTTCAACAACGCGGGCAGGGACCTGTATACGCCCTGGATCGACGCCAACGACGACGTGCGCTTCCAGGCGGAGCTCACCGGGCAGCTGGGCTACAACGACATCCGCTACCACTACGCCACCGGCCCGCTCTCCGGCAGCTCGGCGCTGCTGGAGGCCACCGTGGGCACCCAGCCCTTCAACGACGAGGCCTACACCAACCTGCGGCTGGACCTCGAGCGCTACTTCCCCATCTACGGACGCGCCAACATCTTCGTTCGCGCCGCGGGCGGCACCGCGTTCGGCGGCCGGTACGCGCGCTCCTACTTCCTGTCCAGCTTCGACACGCTGCGCGGGGTGAACTTCGGCGACGAGGACTGGCTGCTCGGCCGCAACTTCGTCTACTCGACGATCGAGCTGCAGGTGCCGCTCAATGACCTCATCCGCGTGGCCTTCCTCAGCGACCTGGAGGCCATCGCCGGCGTGGACGCGGGCGGCGTGGGCAACACGGCCGATCGCCTGTGGGCCCGCAGGACCCTGGACCTGGTAGCGGGCTTCAACATCGCGCTCGGACCGTTGCTCATGCGGCTGCACTTCGCCCGACCGATGGACATCGGCAACCGGAACGGCAAACCGGATGACGGCTGGGTGACCAACTTCTCGATCGGGCTGGCGGGGCTCAATGGCTTCTTCGACCATCGCGGCGACCGGCCCGTACGGCCGCCGAGCCTCGGCTCCGGCTTCACAAGTGGGACGCGACCGGGGCTTTAA
- a CDS encoding CotH kinase family protein: protein MKLSRLFLSACLPLLFACQVGGTGDGPPLTGDTPLVENEGPPAPPEAPKPPAGPPPVVDPPPVPETPPPPPPPPPPPPPPPVPELEQPFKLPPVQASVQEYELLIPPEAMRKFEQDVWTEEQDAVFKAGGTSYNVKVRLRGASARYFPKRSWNVSFPKGTKFEGRTSLNLVAEYADASLLAEKLAYDVLAAMRVPAPRAKFVRIRLNGVYQGPFLDIEQVNKSFLDAHDFDDDDASIYRCGWKDSEFKTWKVPYQGDWVKKTNEKEPDTELHKVLDIINHTPEPEFAATLGEHLEVEWLLRSMVMDALMANNYVEDSESYFIHDRVTGRWAYVPWDLNNVDARWWHTIPLQGAEPLVDHPLFPFTITDGWTQTMYNRRKNEYPGYLPVFSNLGTRVVMNPELRERLEARLHKALDELFRPEVMHPHIDALHALVDPHMKGDPFMSYEKFRAGRTFMRDFVTQRRQFVLAELKRYEARKPGLVIEEFDPRAGFIVLGNRGNQPVSLGGKTLTTNLRVSLASLVAQPTGAVLPNVTLAPKQTLRLMAAELGLRFPEKGEIGVFDGVGVVGVFDLLFYGPLPAGQRYVRGEREWEAR from the coding sequence ATGAAACTCTCGCGACTGTTCCTGTCCGCTTGCCTGCCCCTCCTGTTTGCTTGCCAGGTCGGGGGCACGGGCGATGGCCCTCCTCTGACTGGTGATACGCCTCTGGTGGAAAACGAGGGGCCACCGGCTCCTCCCGAGGCGCCCAAGCCCCCCGCGGGCCCACCGCCCGTGGTCGATCCGCCCCCGGTGCCAGAAACGCCGCCTCCTCCTCCACCGCCGCCGCCTCCTCCTCCACCGCCGCCCGTTCCGGAGCTCGAGCAGCCCTTCAAGCTGCCCCCGGTACAGGCGTCGGTGCAGGAATACGAGCTCCTCATTCCCCCCGAGGCGATGCGGAAGTTCGAGCAGGACGTGTGGACCGAGGAACAGGACGCCGTCTTCAAGGCCGGAGGCACCAGCTACAACGTGAAAGTGCGCCTGCGCGGGGCCTCGGCGCGTTACTTCCCCAAGCGGAGCTGGAACGTGAGCTTCCCCAAGGGGACCAAGTTCGAGGGGCGTACCTCCCTCAACCTCGTGGCGGAGTACGCCGACGCCTCGCTGCTGGCCGAAAAGCTCGCCTATGACGTGCTGGCCGCCATGCGCGTGCCCGCCCCACGCGCGAAGTTCGTCCGCATCCGGCTCAACGGCGTGTACCAGGGGCCGTTCCTCGACATCGAGCAGGTGAACAAGTCCTTCCTCGATGCGCACGACTTCGATGACGACGACGCAAGCATCTATCGCTGCGGTTGGAAGGACTCCGAGTTCAAGACGTGGAAGGTGCCCTACCAGGGCGACTGGGTGAAGAAGACGAACGAGAAGGAGCCGGACACCGAGCTCCACAAGGTCCTGGACATCATCAACCACACCCCCGAGCCCGAGTTCGCCGCCACCCTGGGGGAGCACCTGGAGGTGGAGTGGCTGCTGCGCTCGATGGTGATGGACGCGCTGATGGCCAACAACTACGTGGAGGACTCGGAGAGCTACTTCATCCACGACCGGGTGACGGGGCGCTGGGCCTACGTGCCGTGGGACCTCAACAACGTGGATGCGCGCTGGTGGCACACCATTCCGCTGCAAGGCGCGGAGCCGCTCGTCGACCACCCGCTCTTCCCCTTCACCATCACCGATGGGTGGACGCAGACGATGTACAACCGGCGCAAGAACGAGTACCCGGGCTACCTGCCGGTGTTCTCCAACCTGGGCACTCGCGTGGTGATGAACCCGGAGCTGCGCGAGCGACTGGAGGCCCGTCTCCACAAGGCGCTGGACGAGCTCTTCAGGCCGGAGGTGATGCACCCGCACATCGACGCGCTCCACGCGCTGGTGGATCCGCACATGAAGGGCGATCCGTTCATGAGCTACGAGAAGTTCCGGGCCGGCCGGACCTTCATGCGTGACTTCGTCACCCAGCGCCGCCAGTTCGTCCTCGCGGAGCTGAAGCGCTATGAGGCGCGCAAGCCGGGGCTCGTCATCGAGGAGTTCGACCCGCGCGCGGGCTTCATCGTCCTGGGCAACCGAGGCAATCAGCCCGTGTCCCTGGGCGGTAAGACGCTGACCACCAACCTGCGCGTGAGCCTGGCCTCACTGGTGGCGCAGCCCACGGGCGCCGTGCTCCCGAACGTGACGCTCGCGCCGAAACAGACCCTGCGCCTGATGGCGGCGGAGCTGGGCCTGAGGTTCCCGGAGAAGGGCGAGATTGGTGTGTTCGACGGGGTGGGCGTGGTGGGCGTCTTCGACCTGCTCTTCTACGGCCCCCTGCCGGCAGGACAGCGCTACGTTCGTGGCGAGCGGGAGTGGGAGGCCCGCTGA
- a CDS encoding DUF1801 domain-containing protein: MPPKTKRAPAKPTQGSQTEPDVPTFLRALDHPMKKEIEAVRKIILGISPEISEGIKWNAPSFRTTDHFATFNLRPQDRVRLILHTGAKVKDTAKKGLKIEDPEGLLEWLAKDRCLVTLGDSKDVKAKRAALEAIVRQWIGVMTEP; the protein is encoded by the coding sequence ATGCCCCCCAAGACGAAGCGCGCGCCCGCCAAGCCGACCCAGGGCTCGCAGACAGAGCCCGACGTCCCCACGTTCCTGCGCGCGCTGGATCATCCGATGAAGAAGGAGATCGAGGCGGTCCGGAAGATCATCCTCGGCATCAGTCCCGAGATCAGCGAAGGGATCAAATGGAACGCGCCGAGCTTCCGGACAACAGACCACTTCGCGACGTTCAACCTGCGCCCCCAGGACCGCGTCCGGCTCATCCTCCACACGGGCGCCAAGGTGAAGGACACCGCGAAGAAGGGGCTGAAGATCGAGGATCCCGAGGGCCTGCTCGAGTGGCTCGCCAAGGATCGCTGTCTCGTGACCTTGGGGGACAGCAAGGACGTCAAGGCCAAGCGAGCGGCCTTGGAGGCCATCGTGCGCCAGTGGATCGGCGTCATGACAGAACCATGA
- a CDS encoding PPC domain-containing protein, whose amino-acid sequence MNPTFAKTVMMSCLTALVACGPEMAGDEEVVLESAEPGQEFQVAQEPLNEVELSAADCSSTYTLSNNSSRTGLGVADQGWSCIYTMAVPAGATNLKFETTGGTGDADLYVKFGSTPTSSEHDCKSAGGTSVETCSPTTVQTGTYYVRLYGYTASSGITLKGSYTPGSPPPASCTTTYSLSNGVTRTGVTTVAGYWSCIYTLSVPTGATDLKFETTGGTGDADLYVKFGTTPTESSHDCKSAGGTSAETCTIAAPVTGTYYVRMYGYGSSTGISLRGSYTPNSSPTSCNVTDTLSNGTPKTGVSAASQAWSCIYKLTVPAGMSSVTFQTTGGTGDADLYVRSGYTPTEAMHDCKSAGNTNTEVCTIYSPAAGTYYVRLYGYAAASGITLTGRY is encoded by the coding sequence TTGAACCCTACGTTTGCGAAGACAGTGATGATGTCGTGCCTGACGGCCCTCGTGGCCTGTGGTCCCGAGATGGCCGGCGATGAGGAAGTGGTCCTGGAGTCCGCGGAGCCAGGACAGGAGTTCCAGGTGGCCCAGGAACCGCTGAACGAAGTGGAGCTGAGCGCCGCGGACTGTAGCTCCACCTATACGCTCTCCAACAACTCGTCGCGGACCGGGCTCGGAGTGGCGGATCAGGGTTGGTCCTGCATCTACACGATGGCCGTGCCCGCGGGAGCCACGAACCTGAAGTTCGAGACCACCGGCGGGACGGGTGACGCGGACCTGTATGTGAAGTTCGGCTCCACACCGACGAGCAGCGAGCATGACTGCAAGTCGGCGGGCGGCACCAGCGTCGAGACCTGCAGCCCCACCACCGTGCAGACCGGCACCTACTATGTGCGGCTCTACGGCTACACCGCATCTTCGGGCATCACCCTGAAGGGCTCGTACACCCCTGGCTCCCCGCCCCCGGCGAGCTGCACCACCACCTACAGCCTCTCCAATGGCGTGACGAGGACTGGCGTCACCACGGTGGCCGGCTATTGGTCCTGCATCTACACGCTGTCCGTGCCCACGGGGGCCACGGACCTGAAGTTCGAGACCACTGGAGGGACGGGTGATGCGGACCTGTATGTGAAGTTCGGCACCACACCGACGGAGAGCTCGCATGACTGCAAGTCCGCGGGCGGCACCAGCGCCGAGACCTGCACCATCGCCGCCCCGGTGACGGGTACCTACTACGTGCGGATGTATGGCTACGGCTCTTCGACGGGCATCAGCCTGAGGGGCTCGTACACCCCTAACTCTTCCCCGACGAGCTGCAACGTCACCGATACGCTCTCCAATGGCACTCCCAAGACCGGGGTCAGCGCGGCGTCTCAGGCCTGGAGCTGCATCTACAAGCTGACCGTGCCCGCCGGGATGTCGAGCGTGACGTTCCAGACCACCGGCGGAACGGGTGACGCGGACCTGTATGTGCGCTCCGGCTACACGCCGACCGAGGCCATGCATGACTGCAAGTCCGCGGGCAATACCAACACCGAGGTCTGCACCATCTACTCTCCGGCGGCGGGCACCTACTACGTGCGGCTCTACGGCTACGCCGCGGCGTCGGGGATTACCCTGACGGGCCGATACTGA
- a CDS encoding PAS domain-containing sensor histidine kinase — protein MRTANMHGSEASHDGPLSPDASHAALPPFPETLLQVGTSLHATLIVDRHQRIARVDEALTLASGWTGKAPQGRSAKEVLGTLPWLLEALDIALTGKAAVGMTAQVRAPVLPVFGEGGQLLGACACLSTDENSKTGPALREELALEFTQLQQRYEELIDTFDGVVWEAVASNFRITFISQQAERLLGYPSEQWRREPDFWVNHLHPEDRDWVKASCQKGTREGRAYALEYRMVAADGGTVWVRNTIKVLAEEGHPTRLRGLLVDITEQRRALEQQERTVSLLRTTLDSITDGVFVVDRNLRITAYNKQFQEIWGFPDEVLQGEPHLEKPLGLALPLVKDPEGFTARVREIYADPELEGIDLVELRNGRILERITRPQRLGDTIIGRICSYRDITAERQAREKQEQTVSLLRATFDSTADGVVAVDRDGRINTYNKRFQRLWGLPDDLLLTGLDAMASVTAAAPLVKEPERFVAQLQEMFKVSDQEYVDTIEFRDGRILERTSLPQRLGDTIIGRVWSYRDVTEERHAKAAQERLLEAEQRARAQLEESFALLDTFLNNAPMGMGFLDRDLRYIRLNDALAGLHGHRREEELGRTLREMTPHVAAAVEPLMRQVLETGQPIIGLDLTGEVPATPGALRFWRVSYYPIRTPRGGIVGVGAVVVEVTEERRAQEERERLLREAHEAIQIRDDFLSIASHELKTPLTPLKIHLQVLKQRCASGHPVPPQLAEKALSQVARLSGLISDLLDASQVEAGQLSVVRGPMPLRALVREVLAEFRPPSSHHRLVHEEWPEELLVEGDRRRIAQVLTNLLENALKYSPQGGPIHVALTRTGSEAIVSVSDSGIGIPADQQAQLFERFFRARNAPISGFGGLGLGLYICRDIIERHGGRIWVESELGHGATFRFSLPLSHSLP, from the coding sequence ATGAGGACCGCCAACATGCATGGGAGCGAGGCATCGCATGATGGTCCCCTCTCGCCTGACGCCTCTCACGCTGCCCTCCCCCCCTTTCCCGAGACGCTCCTGCAGGTAGGCACCTCCCTCCACGCCACGTTGATTGTCGACCGTCACCAGCGCATCGCCCGAGTGGATGAAGCACTGACGCTCGCCAGCGGGTGGACCGGCAAGGCCCCTCAAGGACGCTCTGCCAAGGAAGTGCTTGGCACGCTCCCCTGGCTCCTGGAAGCACTCGACATCGCCCTCACTGGCAAGGCGGCAGTGGGCATGACCGCTCAGGTGAGAGCCCCCGTCCTTCCTGTTTTCGGAGAGGGAGGCCAGCTCCTGGGGGCCTGTGCCTGCCTGAGCACGGACGAGAACTCGAAGACAGGCCCCGCCCTCCGCGAGGAGCTGGCCCTGGAGTTCACCCAGCTCCAGCAGCGGTACGAGGAGCTCATCGACACCTTCGATGGCGTCGTCTGGGAAGCCGTTGCCAGCAACTTCCGCATCACCTTCATCAGCCAGCAGGCCGAGCGCCTCCTCGGCTATCCCTCCGAGCAGTGGAGGCGGGAGCCGGACTTCTGGGTGAATCACCTCCACCCGGAGGATCGGGATTGGGTCAAAGCATCCTGTCAGAAGGGGACCCGCGAGGGCAGGGCCTATGCGCTCGAATACCGCATGGTGGCCGCCGACGGCGGCACCGTCTGGGTACGCAACACCATCAAGGTACTCGCCGAGGAAGGCCACCCCACCCGACTCCGGGGCCTTCTGGTGGACATCACCGAACAACGCCGGGCCCTGGAGCAGCAGGAGCGCACCGTCTCCCTGCTCCGCACCACGCTCGATTCGATCACGGATGGCGTGTTCGTGGTGGACAGGAACCTGCGAATCACCGCCTACAACAAGCAGTTCCAGGAGATCTGGGGCTTCCCCGACGAGGTGCTGCAAGGGGAGCCGCACCTCGAGAAGCCCCTCGGTCTCGCACTCCCCCTGGTCAAGGATCCGGAGGGCTTCACCGCGCGAGTCCGCGAAATCTACGCGGATCCCGAGCTGGAGGGGATCGACCTCGTCGAGCTCCGCAACGGGCGCATCCTCGAGCGCATCACGCGGCCCCAGCGGCTGGGGGACACCATCATCGGCCGCATCTGTAGCTACCGCGACATCACGGCGGAGCGCCAGGCCCGGGAGAAGCAGGAGCAGACGGTCTCGCTGCTGCGCGCCACGTTCGACTCCACCGCGGATGGCGTGGTCGCGGTGGATCGGGACGGACGGATCAACACCTACAACAAGCGGTTCCAGCGGCTCTGGGGACTCCCCGATGACCTCCTGCTCACGGGCCTCGACGCCATGGCATCGGTCACCGCCGCCGCGCCCCTCGTGAAGGAGCCGGAGCGGTTCGTCGCGCAGCTCCAGGAGATGTTCAAGGTCTCCGACCAGGAGTATGTCGACACGATCGAGTTCCGTGACGGGCGCATCCTCGAGCGCACCTCGCTGCCCCAACGGTTGGGAGACACCATCATCGGCCGCGTCTGGAGCTACCGAGACGTGACCGAGGAGCGCCATGCCAAAGCGGCGCAGGAGCGGTTGCTGGAGGCCGAGCAGCGGGCACGCGCGCAGCTGGAGGAGTCCTTCGCCCTGCTCGACACCTTCCTGAACAACGCGCCCATGGGCATGGGCTTCCTCGACCGCGACCTGCGTTACATCCGGCTCAACGACGCCCTGGCCGGGCTCCACGGCCACCGCCGAGAGGAGGAGCTGGGTCGAACGCTCCGCGAGATGACGCCGCACGTGGCGGCCGCCGTCGAGCCCCTCATGCGCCAGGTCCTGGAGACTGGCCAGCCCATCATCGGACTGGACCTGACAGGAGAAGTCCCCGCCACTCCGGGCGCACTTCGCTTCTGGCGTGTCAGCTACTACCCCATCCGGACTCCGCGCGGCGGAATCGTGGGCGTGGGCGCCGTGGTGGTCGAGGTGACGGAGGAGCGACGCGCGCAGGAGGAGCGCGAGCGGCTGTTGCGCGAGGCGCACGAGGCCATCCAGATCCGGGACGACTTCCTCTCCATCGCCTCGCACGAGCTGAAGACTCCCCTCACTCCCCTCAAGATCCACCTGCAAGTGCTCAAGCAGCGGTGCGCTTCGGGGCACCCCGTCCCGCCCCAGCTCGCGGAGAAGGCGCTCTCCCAGGTGGCCCGGCTCTCGGGGCTCATCTCCGATCTACTGGACGCCTCCCAGGTCGAAGCGGGACAGCTGTCGGTGGTGCGCGGGCCCATGCCCCTCCGGGCGCTCGTCCGCGAGGTCCTGGCGGAGTTCCGTCCGCCCTCCAGCCACCACCGGCTGGTACACGAGGAGTGGCCGGAGGAGCTCCTCGTCGAAGGAGACCGCAGACGCATCGCCCAGGTGCTGACGAACCTGCTGGAGAACGCCCTCAAGTACAGCCCTCAGGGAGGTCCCATCCACGTGGCGCTCACGCGAACCGGCTCCGAGGCGATCGTCTCGGTCTCGGACTCCGGTATCGGCATCCCGGCGGATCAGCAGGCGCAGCTCTTCGAGCGCTTCTTCCGGGCGCGCAACGCTCCCATCTCGGGCTTCGGAGGGCTGGGCCTGGGGCTCTACATCTGCCGGGACATCATCGAACGCCATGGCGGACGCATCTGGGTGGAGAGCGAGCTGGGCCACGGCGCCACCTTCCGCTTCAGTCTTCCGCTGAGCCATTCCCTCCCGTAG